The Euphorbia lathyris chromosome 3, ddEupLath1.1, whole genome shotgun sequence genome contains a region encoding:
- the LOC136224735 gene encoding rust resistance kinase Lr10-like: protein MVVYLSCFLLFIAFSTSVHINECNSSTCGNNGPLVRFPFRIKGKQPHHCGYPQHWFLLSCSENNDTILQLTPSWKLSIKKIDYKSQLISAYDSEGCLPRRLLNLNLSVSPFQFNDHYKYEFTLFNCSSEDENGYYKIPCLSNLHYAAYGISSGQSIGGYGHLLSCTKIHDISPIPYNYLVYQQNNLELSWSEPNCRSCEEKGKYCRLQRNNTGSRTECYAMLKPGASTKLIATGATLGSILLVGAVVVLYRMYSSNKTDREYQSMIDKFLDDYKSFKPSRFSFADIKRMTNQFKDELGQGAYGTVHRGKLSDEIMVAVKVLSNSKGNGEEFVNEVGTIGRIHHVNVVRLFGFCADGFRRALVYEYLPNDSLQKFISSSDTKSHFLGWRRLQDISLGIAKGIDYLHQGCDQRILHFDIKPQNILLDHDFNPKVSDFGLAKLCGKDQSAVSMTTAKGTIGYMAPEIFSRNFGNVSYKSDVYSFGMLVLEMVGGRKIVEETMGNDEQIYFPEWIYNLLEEGEDLRLEIEEEGDAKIAKKRAIVGLWCIQWNPVDRPSMKTVVKILEGEGENLPISPNPFRSAVSAKRPQRRLHLELEIISETK from the exons ATGGTTGTTTATTTGTCTTGCTTCTTACTCTTCATTGCATTCAGCACTTCTGTCCATATAAACGAGTGTAATTCCTCAACATGTGGGAACAATGGACCACTGGTCCGTTTTCCATTCCGGATCAAAGGCAAGCAACCACATCACTGTGGCTATCCTCAACACTGGTTTCTTCTCTCTTGCTCTGAAAATAATGATACTATTCTGCAGTTGACTCCTTCGTGGAAActctccataaaaaaaattgactataAATCTCAACTCATCTCTGCATATGATTCTGAAGGTTGCCTTCCAAGAAGGCttttaaatttgaatttatCTGTTTCTCCTTTCCAGTTTAACGACCATTACAAGTATGAATTCACGTTATTCAATTGCTCTTCAGAAGATGAGAACGGATATTACAAAATTCCGTGCCTTAGTAATCTACACTATGCAGCCTATGGTATTAGTTCAGGACAATCTATTGGTGGGTACGGGCATCTGCTGTCTTGCACCAAGATACATGATATTTCACCAATTCCATATAATTACTTAGTTTACCAGCAAAATAATTTGGAATTGAGTTGGTCAGAACCAAATTGTAGATCTTGTGAAGAAAAAGGAAAGTATTGTAGATTACAAAGAAACAACACAGGATCTAGAACTGAATGCTATGCCATGCTCAAACCAG GAGCATCAACCAAGCTAATAGCAACAG GTGCAACCCTGGGTTCTATCCTTCTTGTGGGAGCAGTTGTTGTGCTTTATCGGATGTACAGCTCCAACAAAACAGACAGAGAATATCAGTCCATGATTGACAAGTTTTTAGATGACTACAAATCTTTCAAGCCTTCGAGATTTTCTTTTGCTGATATTAAAAGAATGACAAACCAATTCAAGGATGAATTAGGCCAAGGAGCTTATGGAACTGTGCATAGGGGAAAGCTATCTGATGAAATTATGGTTGCTGTTAAGGTCCTTAGTAACTCCAAAGGAAATGGTGAGGAGTTTGTGAATGAAGTTGGAACAATAGGAAGAATCCACCATGTGAATGTAGTTCGTTTATTTGGATTCTGTGCTGATGGGTTTCGTCGAGCTCTTGTATACGAGTACTTGCCCAATGATTCACTGCAGAAGTTCATATCCTCTTCAGATACCAAAAGCCATTTCCTTGGTTGGAGAAGACTTCAAGATATCTCTCTTGGAATAGCAAAAGGGATTGATTATCTTCATCAAGGATGTGATCAAAGGATTCTCCATTTCGATATCAAACCGCAAAATATCTTGCTTGACCATGATTTCAATCCAAAAGTTTCAGACTTTGGCTTGGCTAAGTTGTGTGGTAAGGATCAAAGTGCAGTGTCTATGACAACTGCAAAAGGGACTATTGGGTACATGGCACCTGAAATCTTCTCTAGGAATTTTGGGAATGTTTCATACAAGTCCGATGTTTACAGCTTCGGAATGTTGGTGTTAGAAATGGTTGGGGGAAGAAAGATTGTTGAAGAAACAATGGGTAATGACGAACAAATATATTTTCCAGAATGGATATATAATCTAttggaagaaggagaagatCTAAGGTTGGAGATTGAAGAAGAGGGAGATGCTAAAATAGCAAAGAAGAGAGCAATTGTTGGACTATGGTGCATTCAATGGAACCCAGTGGATCGCCCCTCCATGAAAACTGTTGTCAAAATTTtggaaggagaaggagaaaactTACCGATATCTCCGAATCCTTTCAGGTCTGCAGTTTCTGCAAAAAGGCCACAAAGACGCCTTCACCTAGAGCTGGAAATCATTTCAGAAACAAAGTAA
- the LOC136222588 gene encoding uncharacterized protein, with protein MLRLIITGSVFFFIFLIVLQNSIATNTNHCPPSACGRTNISYPFSLQTDPISCGDDKYKLSCENNFTVLHLFNGGMYHVHAINYDDFMIQLVDASVYRDDCSSIPSFPLTSYSFRFEDPYTLYKYKQETKNKFRWETLPAETIGFIKCQNPVNSSVYLDTSPCINSSTNSSLSHSGMYSYAYIGEIAGNDLRDGCSLEMVSLFRRLDSKNRISSFIEIHREIAFGFELSWHNINCRNCSSHLCYLDNKDHFHCLKTGFLVRNASDSIKNHCLTDETTSVF; from the exons ATGCTTAGGCTTATCATTACAGGTTCTGTattcttctttattttcctcATAGTGCTTCAGAACAGCATTGCTACAAATACAAATCATTGCCCTCCCTCAGCATGTGGAAGAACAAATATCAGTTACCCTTTCAGCCTACAGACTGATCCAATCAGCTGCGGAGATGATAAATATAAGCTATCTTGTGAAAATAATTTCACAGTCTTGCATCTATTTAATGGAGGAATGTATCACGTGCACGCAATCAACTATGACGACTTCATGATCCAATTGGTGGATGCCAGTGTTTATAGAGATGATTGCTCCTCCATTCCTAGTTTTCCTTTAACAAGTTATAGCTTTCGTTTTGAAGATCCATACACCTTGTATAAATACAAACaggagaccaaaaataaattcaggtGGGAAACGTTACCAGCAGAGACGATCGGTTTCATTAAGTGCCAAAATCCTGTGAATTCTTCTGTTTACTTGGATACTAGTCCTTGTATTAACTCTTCTACCAACTCTTCACTCTCTCATTCTGGAATGTATTCTTATGCATACATTGGCGAAATAGCAGGAAATGATTTAAGGGATGGTTGCAGCTTAGAAATGGTGTCACTGTTCCGAAGACTGGATTCCAAGAATAGAATCTCATCCTTCATTGAGATTCATAGGGAAATAGCATTTGGATTTGAGCTTTCCTGGCACAACATCAACTGTAGAAACTGTAGTTCGCACCTATGCTACCTAGACAACAAAGACCATTTTCATTGCCTAAAAACGG GTTTCCTTGTCCGTAATGCAAGTGACTCTATTAAAAACCATTGTCTTACAGATGAAACCACTTCTGTATTCTGA
- the LOC136224739 gene encoding rust resistance kinase Lr10-like, with translation MLLVARALCGSPCVAAFLIYKWRRRHLSGYDTIEEFLQTQNNLMPIRYAYSDIKKMTGGFKEMLGKGGFGSVYKGKLRSGQFAAIKMLEKSKANGQDFMNEVATIGRIHHANVVRLIGFCSEGSKHALIYEFMSKGSLDSHIFSPERSISLSWEKLYEISLGVARGIEYLHKGCEIQILHFDIKPHNILLNENFTPKISDFGLAKLYPTRGSIASLTAARGTIGYMAPELFYKNIGRVSYKADVYSFGMLLLEMAGKRKTLKAPAADASEQNLSQIYYPFWVYDKLSDGKLEIEDATGEENEIVRKMIITGLWCIQMEPSNRPPMNKVVEMLEGDLEDLQLPQRPLLYPEKTMQKG, from the coding sequence ATGTTGCTTGTTGCAAGAGCTTTATGTGGAAGTCCTTGTGTTGCTGCATTTCTAATCTATAAATGGCGAAGGAGACATTTATCAGGATACGACACAATTGAAGAATTCCTACAAACTCAAAACAACCTTATGCCTATAAGGTATGCATACTCAGACATCAAGAAGATGACCGGAGGCTTCAAGGAAATGTTGGGTAAAGGAGGCTTTGGTTCTGTCTATAAAGGAAAACTTCGTAGTGGCCAGTTCGCTGCAATAAAGATGTTAGAAAAATCTAAAGCCAATGGACAAGATTTTATGAATGAAGTTGCTACCATTGGCAGGATCCATCATGCTAATGTTGTGCGATTGATTGGTTTTTGTTCCGAGGGATCAAAGCATGCTCTCATATATGAATTTATGTCTAAGGGATCTCTTGACAGTCATATTTTTAGTCCAGAAAGATCCATTTCTTTAAGTTGGGAAAAACTATATGAGATTTCCCTTGGAGTTGCTCGTGGTATTGAATATCTCCACAAGGGTTGTGAAATACAAATTCTTCATTTCGATATTAAGCCTCACAATATTCTTCTCAATGAAAATTTCACTCCAAAAATTTCTGATTTTGGGCTTGCCAAATTATATCCAACAAGAGGAAGCATTGCATCTCTCACAGCTGCAAGGGGAACAATAGGATATATGGCACCAGAgttattttacaaaaatattGGACGTGTGTCATACAAAGCAGATGTGTATAGTTTTGGAATGTTGCTATTGGAAATGGCAGGCAAAAGGAAGACCCTGAAAGCTCCAGCAGCGGATGCATCAGAACAGAATTTGAGCCAAATATACTATCCATTTTGGGTTTATGATAAGCTCTCAGATGGGAAGTTAGAAATTGAAGATGCAACTGGTGAAGAGAATGAAATAGTAAGGAAAATGATCATAACAGGATTGTGGTGCATACAAATGGAACCATCAAATCGGCCTCCAATGAACAAAGTTGTGGAGATGCTTGAAGGAGATTTGGAAGATCTGCAATTGCCTCAGAGACCTCTTTTATATCCAGAAAAAACAATGCAAAAAGGATGA
- the LOC136224737 gene encoding sugar carrier protein C-like: MAPSVLPTLPGGKRDSKDYVGNLTFYVVFTCVVGALGGLIFGYDIGISGGVTSMPSFLHKFFPTVYEKQVSDTSTNQYCTFNNSTLTMFTSSLYLAALLSSLVASSVTKSLGRKFSMFLGGLIFFAGAALNAFAHATWHLIVGRLLLGVGVGFSVQSVPLYLSEMAPYKFRGFLNILLQMLITVGILWANVINYFMPKAHGSQGWRYSLGIAMVPALLICLSAGFLPNTPNSILERATKEEDKEKAKQKARVVLMRIRGASSEEIEAEFQDIVAASEEAKKVEHEHPWRNIMERKYRPHLVMAILIPALQQLTGINVVMFYSPVLFRSLGFGGSASLLSAVITGAVNAVATSVSMWVTDKHGRRVLFLEGGVQMFIFQGLLAGFIGYKFGLSGVVSDLPVGYAVLIVVFICLFVAGFAWSWGPLGWLVPSEIFPLEIRSAAQSIVSAVNMLFTFLIAQLFLFLLCELKFGLFILFAFFVAVMTAFIYWFLPETKNIPIEEMSQIWINHWYWKRFVVEDDHNGDAKKLPV; this comes from the exons ATGGCTCCTTCCGTTTTACCAACTCTTCCCGGCGGCAAACGTGATTCTAAAGATTACGTCGGTAACCTCACATTCTATGTCGTATTTACTTGTGTCGTCGGAGCTTTAGGCGGTTTGATATTCGGATATGATATCGGTATCTCCGGTGGAGTTACTTCCATGCCTTCCTTTTTACATAAATTTTTTCcgactgtttatgaaaagcaaGTATCGGATACCTCCACAAATCAGTACTGCACCTTCAATAATTCAACTCTCACCATGTTTACGTCGTCGTTATACTTAGCCGCTCTACTTTCATCTCTGGTTGCTTCTTCTGTAACAAAGAGTCTTGGTCGGAAGTTTTCCATGTTTCTTGGAGGTCTAATATTTTTTGCAGGAGCTGCTTTGAATGCTTTTGCTCATGCTACTTGGCATCTTATTGTCGGCCGTCTTTTGTTGGGCGTCGGGGTTGGATTCTCCGTTCAG TCAGTTCCGCTCTATTTATCAGAGATGGCACCGTACAAGTTTCGAGGGTTTCTGAACATTTTGCTTCAGATGCTAATAACAGTTGGTATTTTATGGGCTAATGTGATAAACTATTTTATGCCAAAAGCACATGGAAGCCAAGGTTGGCGTTATAGTCTTGGAATTGCAATGGTTCCTGCTCTACTCATATGTCTCTCGGCGGGGTTTCTTCCAAACACACCTAATTCCATACTGGAAAGAGCtacaaaagaagaagataaagaaAAAGCCAAACAAAAAGCCAGAGTTGTTCTTATGCGTATTCGTGGGGCTTCCAGTGAGGAAATAGAGGCTGAATTTCAGGACATAGTGGCAGCAAGTGAAGAAGCTAAGAAGGTGGAACATGAACATCCATGGAGGAATATCATGGAGAGAAAATACAGACCTCATCTAGTTATGGCTATACTAATCCCAGCTCTTCAACAACTTACAGGAATCAATGTAGTCATGTTTTATTCTCCAGTGCTTTTCAGAAGTCTTGGTTTCGGAGGCAGTGCTTCGCTTCTCTCTGCAGTCATCACTGGTGCTGTTAATGCCGTTGCAACTTCGGTTTCCATGTGGGTTACTGATAAACATGGGAGGAGAGTGCTGTTTCTGGAAGGGGGAGTGCAGATGTTCATCTTTCAAGGACTGCTGGCTGGTTTCATTGGATACAAATTCGGCTTGTCTGGAGTTGTGTCGGATCTACCAGTTGGGTATGCTGTTTTAATAGTCGTCTTTATCTGCTTGTTCGTAGCAGGATTTGCTTGGTCATGGGGACCCTTGGGATGGTTAGTTCCCAGTGAGATTTTTCCATTGGAGATCAGATCAGCTGCTCAGAGTATTGTTTCTGCTGTCAACATGCTCTTCACTTTCTTAATTGCTCAGTTGTTCCTTTTCTTGCTTTGTGAATTGAAGTTTGGATTGTTTATCTTGTTTGCTTTCTTCGTCGCTGTAATGACCGCCTTCATCTACTGGTTCTTGCCTGAGACGAAGAACATTCCTATTGAAGAAATGTCTCAAATCTGGATCAACCATTGGTACTGGAAAAGATTCGTTGTTGAAGATGATCATAATGGTGATGCCAAGAAACTTCCTGTTTAA